CTCGGCACTCGCGGTGAGCCCGGCGATCGTCCACGGCATGCTGGCCGGCATCGGCGTCACCATCGCGCTCGCGCAGTTGCACATCGTCCTCGGTGGCACCCCGCAGAGCTCCGCCGTCGCCAACGTCCAGGGATTGCCCTCCCAGTTGGCGAATCTGCATCCGGGCGCGGTCTCCGTGAGCGCGCTGACCGTGGCCGTCCTGCTCGCCTGGCCTCGTATCCCCGGGCGTACGGGGCGGACCGCCCGGAAGGTGCCGGCGGCCCTCGCGGCGGTGGCGGCGGCGACCGCCGCGGCCGTCCTCGCTGGGCTGAGCCTCGACCGGGTCGATCTGCCCTCCTGGAGCAGCCACGCGCTGCCCGAACTCCCGCAGGGGCCGGCGCTAGGCCTGCTCGCCGCCGTCCTCACCGTCACTCTGGTCGCCAGCGTCGAGTCACTGCTGTCGGCGGTCGCCGTCGACAAGCTGGTGGCCGCGCGCAAGGAGCCGGACATCCAGATCCCGCGCGCCCGGCTCGACCGGGAACTGACCGGGCAGGGCGCGGCGAACGTCGTCTCCGGCGCCCTCGGCGGACTGCCGGTCACCGGCGTCGCCGTGCGCAGCGCGGCCAACGTGGCCGCGGGCGGGATCAGCCGGCACTCGACGATGCTGCACGGGCTGTGGATCGCCGTCGCCGCGCTCTTCCTGGTGTCCGTGCTCGACCTGATCCCGCTGGCCGCGCTCGCCGCGCTGGTCATGGTCATCGGTGTGCAAATGGTCAACATCACGCACATGCGCAGCGTGCGGCGCAATCGCGAACTGCTCGTCTACGCGGGGACGCTGGCCGGTGTGGTGTTCACCGGTGTCCTGGAGGGGGTGGCCATCGGTGTCGCCCTGGCGGTCGCCGTCGCCCTGCACCGGCTCACCCGCACGCGGATCACCATGGACGAGCAGGGCGGCGTCCACCGGCTGCACGCGCGCGGCCAGTTGACGTTCCTGGCCGTCCCTCGGCTCAGCCGGCTGCTGCACCAGGTGCCCCAAGGGAGCGACTGCGTGGTCGAGTTGGACGGTTCGTTCATGGATCACGCGGCGTACGAGGCGCTGCACGACTGGCAGGTCGCGCATCTGTCGCAGGGCGGCACGGTCGAGTTCACGGGCAGATCGGGTGCCCGGATCGCCGAGCCAGCCGAGCCGGTGTCGCAGTCGAGCAGCTGCTGCCGGCCATGGACACCGTGGCGTAACCACCACTGCGGCGATCCGGTCGAGCTCCCCCCGCCGGGTCAGGGGCGGAAGACCGATCACGTACAGGTGTCGAGCCAGTTCCAGGGCGGGCAACTCGCCAGTGGGCTCAGCTCGTTCCAGCGCAATACGGCTCCGCTCGTACGTGGCGAGTTGGCGCGGCTGGCGCGCGAGGGCCAGCAACCCCACCAGCTCTTCCTCACCTGCGCCGACTCACGTCTGGTGACGAGCATGATCACGGCGAGCGGCCCCGGCGATCTGTTTACGGTCCGCAATGTCGGCAATCTGGTGCCCCTCCCCGGGAAGGAGGGTGCGCAAGGACAGGACGACTCGGTGGCGGCGGCGATCGAGTACGCGGTCGATGTCCTCGGGGTCCGATCAATCACCGTCTGCGGGCACTCGGGATGCGCCGCGATGCAGGCCCTCCTCGACACACCCGACAACGAGCCCCGGCACATCGCCGACGGAACGCGCCCCGTCCCGTCCTCCTCCCCCCTCGCCCGCTGGCTGCGGCACGGCCGACCGAGTCTGGAGCGGATGAGGAGCCACGATCACGCGTGGGCCAGGATCTCCGGGCGACTGCCCGCCGATGTGGTCGAACAGCTCTGTCTCACCAATGTCGTCCAGCAGCTGGAGCATCTGCGCGCGCATACGGCGGTGGCCCGGGGCCTCGCCGAGGGCAGGCTCCAACTGCACGGCATGTACTTCCATGTCGGTGAGGCGCAGGCGTATCTGCTCACGTCCGACGGAGAGCCGGACGGCTACGCCGACAGGACCGACGAGGTGTTCAAGCGGGTGGCCCCGACGGCGTTCGAGAAGTCGCGCGCCTGAACCTGCCCGCTCCGGCATCCGTGAGAATGTGTGGCCCCGTTCCCCACCACAGCCGGGGAACGGGGCCACTCACTCCTGCGCCCACTCGTCAGCGCGGCCACATAGGTCTAAACCAATTTCCTGAAGACCCTTGTCACCCGGGCATCTGCCTGATGAGCTAGGCCCGGGGACACATAGGACGCCCTGGGAAAGGGAGATGTCGTGAGCAACGAAAGCCTGGCCAACCTGCTCAAGGAAGAGCGGAGGTTCGCGCCACCGGCCGAACTGGCCGCCAACGCCAACGTGACAGCTGAGGCGTATGAGCAGGCCGCGGCGGACAGGCTTGGCTTCTGGGCCGAGCAGGCGCGGCGGCTCACCTGGGCCACCGAACCGACCGAGACCCTCGACTGGTCGAACCCGCCCTTCGCGAAATGGTTCGCGGACGGCGAGCTCAACGTCGCGTACAACTGCGTGGACCGCCATGTCGAGGCGGGCAACGGCGACCGGGTCGCCATCCACTTCGAGGGCGAGCCCGGCGACAGCCGCTCCCTCACCTACGCCGACCTCAAGGACGAGGTCTCGCGGGCCGCGAACGCGCTCACCGAGCTCGGCGTGACCAAGGGCGACCGAGTCGCCATCTACATGCCGATGATTCCCGAGACGGCCGTCGCGATGCTGGCCTGCGCCCGTATCGGCGCCGCGCACTCAGTGGTCTTCGGCGGTTTCTCGGCCGACGCCGTCGCCTCCCGTATCCAGGACGCCGACGCCAAGCTCGTCATCACCTCCGACGGCGGCTACCGGCGCGGCAAGCCGAGCGCGCTCAAGCCCGCGATCGACGACGCCGTGGCCCGCTGTCCGCAGGTCGAGCATGTCCTGGTGGTACGCCGCACCGGCCAGGACACCGCCTTCAGCGAGGGCCGCGACGTGTGGTGGCACGACATCGTCGACCGCCAGTCACCCGAGCACACGCCGGAGCCGTTCGACGCCGAGCACCCGCTCTTCATCCTGTACACGTCCGGTACGACGGGTAAGCCCAAGGGCATCCTGCACACCTCGGGCGGCTATCTCACCCAGGTGGCGTACACGCACCACGCGGTCTTCGACCTCAAGCCGGAGACGGACGTCTACTGGTGCACGGCCGACGTCGGCTGGGTGACCGGCCACTCGTACATCGTGTACGGGCCGCTGGCCAACGGCGCGACGCAGGTCATGTACGAGGGCACGCCCGACACCCCGCACCAGGGGCGCTTCTGGGAGATCGTCCAGAAGTACGGCGTGACGATCCTCTACACGGCGCCGACCGCGATCCGCACGTTCATGAAGTGGGGTGACGACATCCCCGCCAAGTTCGATCTGTCGTCGCTGCGCGTCCTGGGCTCGGTCGGTGAGCCGATCAATCCCGAGGCCTGGATCTGGTACCGGCAGAACATCGGCGCCGGCAAGACCCCCGTCGTGGACACCTGGTGGCAGACCGAGACCGGCGGCATGATGATCTCCCCGCTGCCCGGCGTCACCGCCGCCAAGCCGGGCTCCGCACAGCGCGCGCTCCCCGGTATCTCGGCAACCGTCGTGGACGACGACGGCAACGAGGTGCCGGACGGCGGCGGCGGATATCTCGTCCTCACCGAGCCGTGGCCGTCGATGCTCCGCACCATCTGGGGCGACGACCAGCGGTTCATCGACACCTACTGGTCGCGTTTCGAGGGCAAGTACTTCGCGGGCGACGGCGCCAAGAAGGACGACGACGGCGATCTCTGGCTGCTGGGCCGGGTCGACGACGTGATGCTGGTGTCCGGCCACAACATCTCCACCACCGAGGTCGAGTCGGCGCTCGTCTCGCACCCGAAGATCGCCGAGGCGGCCGTCGTCGGCGCCACGGACGAGACGACCGGTCAGGCGATCGTCGCCTTCGTCATCCTGCGGGGTACGGCGTCGGTGGACGACGGTCTGGTGGCCGAGCTGCGCAACCACGTCAGTACGGTGCTGGGGCCGATCGCCAAGCCGAAGCGCATCCTGCCGGTGGCCGAGCTGCCCAAGACCCGGTCGGGCAAGATCATGCGACGGCTGCTGCGCGATGTCGCCGAGGACCGTCAGCTCGGTGACGTCACGACGCTCACCGACTCCTCGGTGATGGAGCTGATCCAGACCCAGCTCCCGAGCGCGGCCAGCGAGGACTGATCCCGGTCGGCAGAAAGGCAGCCCCCGGCGCATCGCGCCGGGGGCTCCTCTTTGTAAAGTGGGCGGCGCGTCAACGATGTGTCAAAGAACCAATGGTGCGCCGGGAAGTCTGGTCGGCAGGTCATTTGTCATGCCCGCCGAACTGACTGGAGGCCCCTCGTGGCCACCCCGCGCACCTTCCTCGGACGCCTCCCGCTCCCCGAGCGGACGTATCTCGCGAGCGCGCTGCGGACCGAGACGGTCGGCGGCGTCCTGCTCCTCCTCGCCGCCGTCGCCGCGCTGATCTGGGCCAACACCCCCATCAGCGCCAGCTACGAGACCGTCGGCGACTTCCATCTGGGCCCGGCCTCGCTCGGTCTGGACCTCTCGATCCAGCACTGGGCCGCCGACGGCCTGCTCACGATCTTCTTCTTCGTCGCCGGCATCGAGCTGAAGCGCGAACTGGTCGCCGGAGAGCTGCGCGACCCGAAGGCCGCAGCCCTCCCCGTGATCGCCGCGCTCTGCGGCATGGCCATGCCCGCCCTCGTCTATGTACTGGTCAACGTGGTGGGCGGCGGATCCACCGACGGCTGGGCCGTCCCCACCGCCACCGACATCGCCTTCGCGCTCGCCGTACTCGCCGTCCTCGGCACCTCACTGCCGTCCGCACTGCGCGCCTTCCTGCTCACCCTCGCCGTGGTGGACGACCTCTTCGCCATCCTGATCATCGCGATCTTCTTCACCAGCGACATCGACGTCGTGGCGCTGCTCGGCGCCTTCGCCGGTCTGGTCGTCTTCTGGTTCCTCCTGAGGAAGGGGGTGCGCGGCTGGTACGTGTACGTCCCGCTGGCCCTCGTCATCTGGGCCCTGATGTCCAACAGCGGCGTCCACGCCACCGTCGCCGGTGTCGCGATGGGTCTGATGCTCCGCTGCGTCAGGCGCGAGGGCGAGGAACAGTCCCCGGGCGAGCACATCGAACATCTCGTCCGCCCGCTGTCGGCCGGTCTCGCCGTGCCGCTCTTCGCGCTCTTCTCCGCGGGTGTCCCGATCAGCGGCGGCGCGCTCGCCGACGTCTTCACCCGGCCGGAGACCCTGGGGGTGGTGCTGGGGCTCGTGGTCGGCAAGACGCTGGGCATCTTCGGCGGCACCTGGCTGGCCGCACGCTTCACCCGGGCGTCCCTGAACGAGGGTCTGGCCTGGCCCGACATCCTCGCCGTGTCGACGCTCGCGGGGATCGGCTTCACCGTCTCGCTGCTCATCGGCGAACTCGCCTTCACCGGCGATCCGGGGCTGACGGACGAGGTGAAGGCGGCCGTCCTGACGGGTTCGGTGATCGCCGCCGTACTCGCCGCCGTAC
The nucleotide sequence above comes from Streptomyces sp. NBC_01716. Encoded proteins:
- the acs gene encoding acetate--CoA ligase encodes the protein MSNESLANLLKEERRFAPPAELAANANVTAEAYEQAAADRLGFWAEQARRLTWATEPTETLDWSNPPFAKWFADGELNVAYNCVDRHVEAGNGDRVAIHFEGEPGDSRSLTYADLKDEVSRAANALTELGVTKGDRVAIYMPMIPETAVAMLACARIGAAHSVVFGGFSADAVASRIQDADAKLVITSDGGYRRGKPSALKPAIDDAVARCPQVEHVLVVRRTGQDTAFSEGRDVWWHDIVDRQSPEHTPEPFDAEHPLFILYTSGTTGKPKGILHTSGGYLTQVAYTHHAVFDLKPETDVYWCTADVGWVTGHSYIVYGPLANGATQVMYEGTPDTPHQGRFWEIVQKYGVTILYTAPTAIRTFMKWGDDIPAKFDLSSLRVLGSVGEPINPEAWIWYRQNIGAGKTPVVDTWWQTETGGMMISPLPGVTAAKPGSAQRALPGISATVVDDDGNEVPDGGGGYLVLTEPWPSMLRTIWGDDQRFIDTYWSRFEGKYFAGDGAKKDDDGDLWLLGRVDDVMLVSGHNISTTEVESALVSHPKIAEAAVVGATDETTGQAIVAFVILRGTASVDDGLVAELRNHVSTVLGPIAKPKRILPVAELPKTRSGKIMRRLLRDVAEDRQLGDVTTLTDSSVMELIQTQLPSAASED
- the nhaA gene encoding Na+/H+ antiporter NhaA codes for the protein MATPRTFLGRLPLPERTYLASALRTETVGGVLLLLAAVAALIWANTPISASYETVGDFHLGPASLGLDLSIQHWAADGLLTIFFFVAGIELKRELVAGELRDPKAAALPVIAALCGMAMPALVYVLVNVVGGGSTDGWAVPTATDIAFALAVLAVLGTSLPSALRAFLLTLAVVDDLFAILIIAIFFTSDIDVVALLGAFAGLVVFWFLLRKGVRGWYVYVPLALVIWALMSNSGVHATVAGVAMGLMLRCVRREGEEQSPGEHIEHLVRPLSAGLAVPLFALFSAGVPISGGALADVFTRPETLGVVLGLVVGKTLGIFGGTWLAARFTRASLNEGLAWPDILAVSTLAGIGFTVSLLIGELAFTGDPGLTDEVKAAVLTGSVIAAVLAAVLLRLRVRRYRALYDSEERDEDLDGIPDVYEQDDPEYHLRMAAIYEGKAAEHRRLAEHAAAARDDGAGPA
- a CDS encoding SulP family inorganic anion transporter, whose amino-acid sequence is MSACVPTREDQPHRPHKQNADTPPPGRRRGFRIAGADFSASISVFLIALPLSLGIALATGAPLQAGLVAAAVGGLVVGRFGGAPLQVSGPAAGLTVVTADLIHQYGWRTTCAITVLAGLAQLGLSALRVARSALAVSPAIVHGMLAGIGVTIALAQLHIVLGGTPQSSAVANVQGLPSQLANLHPGAVSVSALTVAVLLAWPRIPGRTGRTARKVPAALAAVAAATAAAVLAGLSLDRVDLPSWSSHALPELPQGPALGLLAAVLTVTLVASVESLLSAVAVDKLVAARKEPDIQIPRARLDRELTGQGAANVVSGALGGLPVTGVAVRSAANVAAGGISRHSTMLHGLWIAVAALFLVSVLDLIPLAALAALVMVIGVQMVNITHMRSVRRNRELLVYAGTLAGVVFTGVLEGVAIGVALAVAVALHRLTRTRITMDEQGGVHRLHARGQLTFLAVPRLSRLLHQVPQGSDCVVELDGSFMDHAAYEALHDWQVAHLSQGGTVEFTGRSGARIAEPAEPVSQSSSCCRPWTPWRNHHCGDPVELPPPGQGRKTDHVQVSSQFQGGQLASGLSSFQRNTAPLVRGELARLAREGQQPHQLFLTCADSRLVTSMITASGPGDLFTVRNVGNLVPLPGKEGAQGQDDSVAAAIEYAVDVLGVRSITVCGHSGCAAMQALLDTPDNEPRHIADGTRPVPSSSPLARWLRHGRPSLERMRSHDHAWARISGRLPADVVEQLCLTNVVQQLEHLRAHTAVARGLAEGRLQLHGMYFHVGEAQAYLLTSDGEPDGYADRTDEVFKRVAPTAFEKSRA